A stretch of the Paenibacillus dendritiformis genome encodes the following:
- a CDS encoding ComEC/Rec2 family competence protein, which yields MKKHFYITTVLIFVLLLAGCSAGMPAVSQTGQPQQPAGTLEVCYLDVGQGDSTLIKTPKGQHILIDGGDNHKGQDVVEYLKKIGVTELDAVIATHPDADHIGGLDTVIDAIPAKSVYAPKVSHTTNTYKDFLMSVKNRGLKIKSAKAGLEIPLEGVTAKFVAPAAEYGKDLNAWSAVLHLSYGKTSFLFTGDAEARSESDMLEHPKKLKADVLKAGHHGSDTSTSQEFLDAVQPTWAVISAGADNKYGHPKKVTMNRLTKAGVKIFRTDRQGTITAISDGKTITWTTTK from the coding sequence CGGGGATGCCGGCAGTAAGCCAGACAGGCCAGCCTCAGCAGCCTGCTGGTACCCTGGAAGTCTGCTATTTGGATGTCGGCCAAGGAGATTCTACATTGATTAAGACTCCAAAAGGACAGCATATCTTAATTGACGGCGGGGATAATCATAAGGGGCAGGATGTTGTCGAATACCTTAAAAAAATAGGGGTCACGGAGTTGGATGCAGTGATAGCGACGCATCCGGATGCCGACCATATCGGCGGTCTCGATACGGTAATTGATGCGATTCCCGCCAAGAGCGTGTATGCGCCCAAAGTGAGCCACACCACAAATACATACAAGGATTTCCTGATGTCCGTCAAAAATCGCGGCCTCAAAATCAAGTCAGCCAAGGCAGGCCTTGAAATCCCGCTGGAAGGCGTCACAGCAAAGTTTGTTGCCCCCGCGGCTGAGTATGGCAAGGATCTGAATGCTTGGAGTGCGGTTCTCCACCTCTCTTATGGCAAGACTTCCTTCCTCTTTACCGGCGACGCTGAGGCCAGAAGCGAAAGCGATATGCTGGAGCATCCGAAAAAACTGAAGGCCGATGTGCTGAAGGCGGGACATCACGGTTCGGACACGTCCACCTCGCAGGAGTTCCTGGACGCGGTCCAACCAACCTGGGCCGTGATTAGCGCGGGAGCGGATAACAAGTATGGCCATCCCAAGAAGGTTACCATGAACCGGCTCACAAAAGCCGGTGTTAAGATATTCCGGACAGACCGGCAAGGAACAATAACGGCAATCAGCGATGGCAAGACAATAACATGGACAACGACGAAATAA
- the groES gene encoding co-chaperone GroES — protein MIKPLGERVLIEPIAKEETTAFGIVLPDTAKEKPQEGKVVAVGNGVWKDGQRVPLDLKEGDRVIFSKYAGTEVKYEGKEYLIMKESDVHAVIG, from the coding sequence ATGATCAAACCATTAGGTGAGCGCGTATTGATCGAACCAATCGCGAAGGAAGAAACTACAGCTTTCGGCATCGTTCTGCCGGATACGGCGAAGGAGAAGCCGCAAGAAGGCAAGGTTGTCGCGGTAGGTAACGGGGTATGGAAAGACGGTCAACGTGTGCCGCTCGATCTGAAAGAAGGAGACCGCGTTATTTTCTCCAAATATGCCGGTACTGAAGTGAAGTATGAAGGCAAAGAGTATTTGATTATGAAAGAAAGCGACGTTCACGCTGTTATCGGCTAA
- a CDS encoding DUF3231 family protein, which yields MGILSGNPKDEPLHYGEVFDVWSFSMKAKGCVSVYRAYHCHAGDKDLKNILGDLINQAELEEKECDHILISNGIAPSPKLPERPEARLEEIPVGARLTDQELSALIAADTAAGMVMCSQIMAKSIREDIGALFGKYHMTKAALALKILEMNKEKGWLVPPPLHIKRPEEVEK from the coding sequence ATGGGAATTTTAAGCGGCAACCCTAAGGATGAGCCATTGCATTATGGCGAAGTTTTTGACGTGTGGTCCTTTTCAATGAAAGCGAAAGGATGCGTATCTGTTTACCGGGCATATCACTGCCACGCAGGAGATAAGGATTTAAAAAATATATTAGGAGATTTGATTAATCAAGCAGAACTGGAAGAGAAAGAATGCGATCACATATTAATCAGCAATGGAATAGCTCCGAGCCCGAAGCTTCCTGAGCGGCCGGAAGCCAGACTCGAAGAGATTCCCGTTGGAGCGCGGCTTACGGATCAAGAATTATCCGCTTTGATTGCAGCTGATACGGCAGCCGGCATGGTAATGTGCAGCCAAATCATGGCGAAATCAATTCGTGAAGACATCGGTGCGCTGTTTGGTAAATATCACATGACGAAAGCCGCATTGGCCCTGAAAATTTTGGAGATGAATAAAGAAAAAGGCTGGTTGGTCCCGCCGCCGCTGCATATAAAGAGACCGGAGGAAGTCGAAAAATAA
- the groL gene encoding chaperonin GroEL (60 kDa chaperone family; promotes refolding of misfolded polypeptides especially under stressful conditions; forms two stacked rings of heptamers to form a barrel-shaped 14mer; ends can be capped by GroES; misfolded proteins enter the barrel where they are refolded when GroES binds) — protein MAKEIKFSEDARRSMLRGVDALANAVKVTLGPKGRNVVLEKKFGSPLITNDGVTIAKEIELEDAFENMGAQLVKEVATKTNDVAGDGTTTATVLAQAMIREGLKNVTAGANPMVVRKGIEKAVKAAVEDLKKIAKPIENKQSIAQVAAISAADDEVGTLIAEAMEKVGKDGVITVEESKGFNTELEVVEGMQFDRGYISPYMITDTDKMEAVLDNAYILITDKKISNIQEILPVLEKVVQQGKQLVIIAEDVEGEALATLVVNKLRGTFTCVAVKAPGFGDRRKAMLQDIAALTGGQVITEELGLELKSTSIDQLGSARQVRVTKENTIIVDGNGNKADIDARVNQIRTQLEETTSEFDKEKLQERLAKLAGGVAVIKVGAATETELKERKLRIEDALNATRAAVEEGIVAGGGTALMNVYKAVAAVNASDDELTGVNIVLRALEAPVRAIADNAGQEGSIIVERLKNEATGIGYNAASGEWVNMIEAGIVDPAKVTRSALQNAASVAAMFLTTEAVVADKPEPEKPGMPDMGGMGGMGGMM, from the coding sequence ATGGCAAAAGAAATCAAGTTCTCGGAAGACGCACGCCGCTCCATGCTTCGCGGGGTTGACGCTCTGGCTAATGCGGTGAAAGTAACACTTGGACCGAAAGGCCGCAACGTCGTATTGGAGAAGAAATTCGGTTCTCCGCTTATCACGAACGACGGTGTTACGATTGCGAAGGAAATCGAACTGGAAGACGCTTTTGAAAATATGGGTGCTCAACTGGTTAAAGAAGTAGCTACGAAAACAAACGACGTTGCCGGCGACGGTACGACAACCGCTACGGTTCTGGCGCAAGCGATGATTCGCGAAGGCCTGAAGAACGTGACGGCTGGCGCGAATCCGATGGTCGTTCGCAAAGGGATCGAGAAAGCAGTGAAAGCCGCTGTTGAAGATCTGAAGAAAATTGCGAAGCCAATCGAGAACAAGCAAAGCATCGCTCAAGTCGCAGCTATCTCTGCCGCTGACGACGAAGTGGGCACGCTGATCGCGGAAGCGATGGAGAAAGTCGGCAAAGACGGCGTAATCACGGTAGAAGAATCCAAAGGCTTCAACACCGAGCTTGAAGTTGTGGAAGGAATGCAGTTCGACCGCGGATACATTTCTCCATACATGATTACAGACACTGACAAGATGGAAGCCGTTCTCGACAATGCTTACATCTTAATCACGGATAAGAAAATCTCCAACATCCAAGAAATCCTGCCGGTATTGGAGAAAGTCGTTCAACAAGGCAAGCAGCTCGTCATCATCGCTGAAGATGTAGAAGGCGAAGCGCTCGCTACCTTGGTTGTGAACAAACTGCGCGGCACATTCACTTGCGTTGCTGTCAAAGCTCCGGGCTTCGGCGACCGCCGCAAGGCAATGCTGCAAGACATCGCTGCCCTCACTGGCGGCCAAGTCATTACGGAAGAACTCGGCCTCGAGCTGAAATCGACTTCGATCGATCAACTGGGCTCCGCTCGCCAAGTTCGCGTAACGAAAGAAAACACGATCATCGTAGACGGCAACGGCAACAAAGCCGATATCGATGCTCGCGTGAACCAAATCCGCACGCAATTGGAAGAAACGACTTCCGAGTTCGACAAAGAGAAGCTGCAAGAGCGCCTGGCGAAATTGGCTGGCGGCGTAGCGGTTATCAAAGTCGGCGCTGCGACGGAAACCGAGCTGAAAGAGCGCAAGCTCCGCATCGAAGACGCGCTGAACGCGACTCGCGCGGCTGTCGAAGAAGGTATCGTAGCCGGCGGCGGTACGGCGTTGATGAACGTATACAAAGCCGTTGCAGCGGTAAATGCTTCCGATGACGAGTTGACAGGCGTGAACATCGTTCTCCGCGCGCTGGAAGCTCCGGTTCGCGCAATCGCCGACAATGCAGGCCAAGAAGGCTCCATCATCGTTGAGCGCCTGAAGAACGAAGCGACAGGCATTGGCTACAACGCCGCATCCGGCGAGTGGGTGAACATGATCGAAGCGGGTATCGTCGACCCTGCGAAGGTTACTCGTTCCGCACTGCAGAACGCAGCTTCCGTAGCGGCTATGTTCTTGACGACCGAAGCGGTTGTCGCTGACAAGCCGGAACCAGAAAAACCAGGCATGCCTGATATGGGCGGCATGGGCGGAATGGGCGGCATGATGTAA
- the mgtE gene encoding magnesium transporter, translating to MIQDLKDRLAEQKRDGLNEFLARFQPYDLAEMLIELEESEQIQFIAKLPAALGAEILEYADPELQYRILDRGTKETAASMLNEMSSDKVADLLLAIHPHQAGTLLELLPADYREKISALMQYPPESAGSLATVDYIAVRNYWTVEHTLQHVRKVGQDAEMVSYFYVLDNNGKLVGIVSLKQAILAKAGAKLEEIMLKDFVSVSARMDQREVATILSNYDLVALPVVSEEQRMIGIITVDDLIDVIHEEATEDFQKMGGSQPLEVPYFKNSFWKLFRKRIAWLLVLFVAEAYTGNVLRYFEDTLSEVIALAFFIPLLVGTGGNTGTQTVTTLVRALALGEVKPKDIFRVVRKEVATGLILGLCMGAATFLRAQLLGVGFDIGSVVAVTAIFIVIWASLIAAVLPLVLHKLRVDPAVVSGPFITTLVDGTGLIIYFTLAKLMLNL from the coding sequence ATGATTCAAGATTTGAAAGATAGACTGGCCGAACAAAAGCGGGATGGCCTCAATGAGTTCCTCGCCCGGTTCCAACCTTATGATTTGGCCGAGATGTTAATAGAACTTGAGGAAAGCGAGCAAATTCAATTTATTGCCAAGCTTCCGGCTGCCTTGGGGGCGGAAATTTTGGAATATGCCGATCCCGAATTGCAGTACCGAATTTTAGACCGCGGGACCAAGGAGACAGCCGCTTCCATGCTCAATGAGATGTCCAGCGATAAAGTGGCCGATCTGCTGCTGGCCATCCATCCACATCAAGCCGGAACATTATTGGAGCTGCTGCCTGCCGATTACCGGGAGAAAATCAGCGCTCTGATGCAATACCCGCCGGAGTCGGCCGGGAGCCTGGCTACGGTAGATTATATTGCGGTCCGGAATTATTGGACGGTGGAGCATACGCTGCAGCATGTCCGCAAGGTTGGGCAAGACGCGGAAATGGTATCGTACTTCTATGTGCTGGACAATAACGGCAAGCTGGTCGGGATCGTGTCGCTCAAGCAGGCGATCCTCGCCAAGGCCGGCGCCAAGCTGGAGGAAATCATGCTCAAGGATTTCGTCTCGGTGTCCGCCCGGATGGACCAGCGGGAGGTTGCGACGATTTTATCCAACTATGATCTGGTGGCTCTTCCCGTCGTAAGCGAGGAGCAGCGAATGATCGGGATAATCACCGTCGATGATTTAATTGACGTTATCCATGAAGAAGCGACGGAAGATTTTCAGAAAATGGGCGGAAGCCAGCCCTTAGAAGTACCGTACTTTAAAAATTCCTTCTGGAAGCTATTTCGCAAGCGAATCGCATGGCTGCTTGTCCTATTCGTAGCCGAGGCCTATACGGGGAATGTGCTGCGCTACTTTGAAGATACGCTGTCGGAAGTCATCGCGCTCGCATTCTTTATCCCATTGCTGGTCGGGACGGGCGGCAATACGGGAACCCAGACCGTAACGACTCTCGTTCGCGCTCTGGCGCTCGGGGAAGTGAAGCCGAAGGATATATTCAGAGTCGTTCGCAAAGAGGTGGCGACCGGTCTCATTCTCGGACTCTGTATGGGCGCAGCCACGTTTCTTCGCGCCCAGCTGCTCGGCGTAGGCTTTGATATCGGAAGCGTCGTTGCCGTCACGGCGATTTTCATCGTGATCTGGGCCTCTCTTATCGCGGCGGTGCTGCCGCTGGTCCTGCACAAGCTTAGAGTCGATCCGGCCGTCGTCTCCGGACCGTTCATTACCACTCTGGTGGACGGCACCGGGCTCATCATCTACTTTACTCTGGCTAAGCTGATGCTGAACTTGTGA
- the ftsW gene encoding putative lipid II flippase FtsW, translating to MKQTIKGRPDFLLLFVTLLLVLFGLAMIYSASSAVVSLKYENPSYYASKQMLFALIGLAAMFVFMNIPFRKWSKAAPFLLLLSIVLLALVPYYGIKVNGATRWFNVGGMRFQPAEFAKLSLIIYLSHMISKKGERIRLFSGGLLPILTVIGVMLLLIMLQPDFGSVMIISILSMTIIIIGGADMRHIAMLGGGFGVLLVILAFSRSYRYQRIMSFLNPFDDPEGAGYQLIQSLIALAHGGVTGTGYGQSVQKLFYLPEAHTDFIFAVIGEEFGFVGGLLLLFCFFLFFWRGLMAALRSDEPFGIMLGTGIITMIFAQFAFNLGAVTGAMPIKGVPLPFISYGGSSLLLCMASAGILLNISRDNDRRQRE from the coding sequence TTGAAGCAAACGATCAAAGGCCGGCCGGACTTTCTGCTCCTTTTTGTGACCTTGCTGCTGGTTCTGTTCGGATTGGCGATGATATACAGCGCAAGCTCGGCCGTGGTCAGTCTCAAATATGAAAATCCGTCCTATTATGCGTCAAAGCAAATGTTGTTCGCTCTCATCGGACTTGCCGCTATGTTTGTGTTCATGAATATTCCGTTTCGAAAATGGAGCAAGGCCGCCCCCTTCTTGTTGTTGCTCTCGATCGTGCTGCTTGCGCTCGTCCCTTATTACGGCATCAAGGTGAATGGCGCCACGCGATGGTTCAATGTGGGCGGGATGCGGTTCCAGCCGGCCGAGTTCGCGAAGCTATCCTTAATCATCTACCTGTCGCATATGATCAGCAAAAAGGGAGAACGGATTCGCTTATTTTCCGGGGGATTGCTGCCCATTCTCACGGTCATTGGCGTCATGCTGCTTCTAATTATGCTGCAGCCGGATTTTGGTTCGGTCATGATCATTTCGATTCTGTCAATGACCATTATTATTATCGGCGGGGCGGATATGCGTCATATCGCGATGCTTGGCGGGGGTTTTGGGGTGCTGTTGGTCATTCTTGCCTTCAGCCGCAGCTACCGGTATCAACGGATTATGTCGTTTTTGAATCCGTTCGATGATCCGGAAGGAGCCGGCTATCAATTGATTCAGTCTTTGATCGCGCTGGCACACGGAGGAGTGACCGGAACAGGATACGGCCAGAGCGTGCAGAAGCTTTTTTATTTGCCGGAAGCGCACACCGATTTTATTTTTGCCGTCATCGGAGAGGAATTCGGATTTGTGGGCGGATTACTGCTTTTATTTTGTTTTTTTCTTTTCTTTTGGCGGGGCCTTATGGCGGCGCTTCGCAGCGATGAGCCCTTCGGGATTATGCTCGGAACAGGCATCATTACCATGATATTTGCCCAATTCGCGTTCAATCTGGGGGCGGTGACCGGGGCGATGCCGATCAAGGGCGTGCCGCTTCCGTTCATCAGCTATGGAGGCTCTTCTCTCTTGTTATGCATGGCGAGCGCCGGCATTCTGTTAAATATTTCGCGCGATAATGATCGGAGACAGCGCGAATAG
- a CDS encoding FtsW/RodA/SpoVE family cell cycle protein, with protein MFYIRKLKKLDKPTLLVLLGLMILGTVAVDQATSGTNLDGLYKYSLVFFVLFLIPMLLIAMLDYSIFTGAAAYILYGIGLALLLFVMFTGENINGAVRWIRIGGFQLQPSELVKIAAVLVTCNLLQKRSGNKLRFLQDLLPIGAVFFVPAFLVMKQPDLGTALVFVAVLPVMLWVGNIRVLHMLLLLASMGLPVGGVCWLYFANYDILATLLKPHQLSRIETFLEPGLDPDKSWHVNNAMNAIGSGQMSGNSGFYVERGYIPYAYSDSIYVVIGEKFGFIGSSILLLFFYLLIFRMLFIARESRELAGSYLVVGLAGMLLFQIFVNIGMHIGLLPLTGISLPFISYGGSSLLANMLSIGLVLSVHVHKDDISIAAETDGLMR; from the coding sequence ATGTTTTATATTCGCAAGCTCAAAAAATTGGACAAGCCGACGCTCCTTGTGCTGCTCGGTCTGATGATTCTAGGGACGGTCGCCGTAGATCAAGCCACTTCCGGCACGAATCTCGACGGCCTATACAAGTACAGCCTTGTCTTTTTCGTTCTCTTCCTTATCCCCATGCTGCTGATCGCCATGCTCGACTACTCGATATTCACAGGCGCCGCCGCTTATATTTTATATGGAATCGGGCTTGCCCTGCTTCTCTTCGTGATGTTCACCGGAGAAAATATTAACGGAGCGGTCCGCTGGATAAGAATCGGAGGCTTCCAGCTTCAGCCCTCTGAACTGGTTAAAATCGCTGCCGTGCTTGTCACCTGCAATCTGCTGCAAAAGCGATCCGGCAACAAGCTCCGGTTCCTTCAGGATTTGCTTCCGATTGGCGCCGTGTTCTTCGTTCCGGCCTTCCTCGTGATGAAGCAGCCGGATTTGGGCACGGCGCTCGTGTTCGTCGCCGTCCTGCCCGTCATGCTGTGGGTGGGGAATATCCGCGTCTTGCATATGCTGCTGCTGCTGGCGTCGATGGGCTTGCCGGTCGGGGGCGTTTGCTGGCTGTATTTTGCGAATTATGACATTCTGGCCACCCTGTTGAAGCCCCATCAATTGTCCAGAATCGAGACGTTTCTTGAACCCGGACTCGATCCGGATAAATCGTGGCATGTCAATAACGCCATGAACGCGATCGGCTCGGGTCAAATGAGCGGAAATTCCGGCTTCTACGTTGAACGCGGCTACATACCGTACGCCTATTCGGATTCCATCTACGTGGTCATTGGCGAGAAATTCGGATTTATCGGATCCTCGATTCTGTTGCTATTCTTTTATTTGCTTATATTCCGCATGCTGTTTATCGCCCGCGAGAGCCGGGAGCTGGCCGGTTCCTATCTCGTTGTCGGCTTGGCCGGCATGCTGCTGTTCCAGATCTTCGTCAACATTGGGATGCATATCGGCCTGTTGCCGCTGACCGGCATTTCGCTACCGTTCATCAGTTACGGGGGCAGTTCCCTGCTGGCGAATATGCTGTCCATCGGGCTGGTGCTGAGCGTCCATGTTCACAAGGATGACATCTCGATAGCGGCAGAGACTGACGGCCTGATGAGATAG
- a CDS encoding Hint domain-containing protein gives MRFDRQQKRASPAQCQQSCYLPVPPDLTPVYTYNTVVELFKRQAETYRITVKGITITTTEEHPFWVPGQGWIEARHPKAGDLFQNPELYPIDRIEIKNGITTVHNFRVEGVHNYFVTGLEIWTHNYNPHVTEKMKKTQATY, from the coding sequence GTGAGATTTGATCGGCAGCAAAAAAGAGCCTCACCAGCACAATGCCAGCAGAGCTGCTATTTACCGGTTCCTCCGGATTTGACTCCAGTATACACCTATAATACGGTTGTGGAATTGTTCAAAAGGCAGGCCGAGACGTACCGAATTACGGTCAAAGGAATAACGATAACGACAACGGAAGAGCATCCGTTCTGGGTGCCCGGCCAAGGCTGGATTGAGGCAAGACACCCTAAAGCAGGTGACCTGTTTCAAAATCCAGAACTCTATCCGATCGACCGTATCGAGATTAAGAACGGCATCACCACCGTGCATAACTTCCGTGTCGAAGGAGTACATAATTATTTCGTAACAGGGCTGGAAATATGGACGCATAATTACAACCCGCATGTGACTGAGAAGATGAAAAAAACGCAAGCGACATACTGA
- the tatA gene encoding twin-arginine translocase TatA/TatE family subunit: MFNGIGVSGILLLLVIALLLFGPNKLPELGRAFGRTLREFKEGARDIMGDEPSAKPARQEIQAVDVEPAAQEPAKASGEANSAHQRRLPE; the protein is encoded by the coding sequence ATGTTCAACGGTATTGGCGTCTCGGGAATACTTCTGCTCTTGGTCATTGCGCTATTATTGTTCGGACCGAATAAGCTGCCTGAGTTGGGACGGGCCTTCGGCCGCACCCTGCGGGAATTCAAGGAAGGCGCCCGCGATATTATGGGGGATGAGCCGAGCGCGAAGCCTGCCCGCCAAGAAATTCAGGCGGTCGACGTCGAACCTGCTGCCCAGGAGCCGGCCAAGGCGTCCGGCGAAGCGAACAGCGCCCATCAGCGCCGCCTCCCTGAGTAA
- the tatC gene encoding twin-arginine translocase subunit TatC: MSKVTEEQMTLVEHITELRRRVVYIIIVLVIGLAAGFLAADPIYEYLRNTEPANQMPLHGFSLWDGIGIYMKFAFIIALAVTLPFAMYQLWAFVSPGLREIERRAALRYVPFVFVLFVLGLSFAYFVVFPMAFSFTSGINKHMNLTETYGITQYFSFMFNLLVPISLLFELPIVIMFLTRIRLLNPLRLRKMRRVAYFVLILLGTMLSPPDIVSDLLVAIPLLILYEISVFLSSIVYRKQLLEQEAWEKEFGEGADTTAV; encoded by the coding sequence ATGTCGAAGGTAACGGAAGAACAAATGACACTGGTCGAGCATATTACGGAGCTTCGCAGACGTGTCGTCTATATCATCATCGTCCTCGTCATTGGCTTGGCGGCAGGATTCCTCGCCGCCGATCCGATATACGAATATTTGCGCAATACGGAGCCGGCCAATCAGATGCCGCTTCACGGCTTCTCGCTCTGGGACGGGATCGGGATATATATGAAGTTCGCCTTCATTATTGCATTGGCTGTGACGCTTCCGTTTGCGATGTACCAGCTGTGGGCTTTTGTCAGCCCGGGCCTCCGGGAAATAGAACGGCGTGCTGCCCTTCGGTACGTCCCTTTTGTATTTGTGCTTTTCGTGCTAGGGCTGTCTTTTGCCTATTTCGTCGTCTTTCCGATGGCGTTTTCGTTTACGTCGGGCATTAACAAGCATATGAACTTGACCGAGACGTACGGCATTACGCAATATTTTTCGTTCATGTTCAATCTGCTGGTCCCGATCTCGCTGCTCTTCGAGCTGCCGATCGTCATTATGTTCCTGACCCGGATACGGTTGTTGAACCCGCTGAGATTGCGGAAAATGCGGCGGGTGGCCTATTTTGTCCTGATCTTGCTCGGCACGATGCTGTCGCCGCCGGATATTGTCTCGGATTTGCTCGTGGCGATACCGCTCCTCATTTTATATGAGATCAGCGTATTCCTGTCCTCGATTGTCTACCGGAAGCAGCTGCTGGAGCAGGAGGCATGGGAGAAGGAATTTGGAGAAGGAGCCGATACGACGGCGGTCTGA
- a CDS encoding MogA/MoaB family molybdenum cofactor biosynthesis protein, with the protein MRWKVAILTASDKGSRGEREDTSAQVIRELVEEELHGEIVEYRIVPDEMNEISASLIEMADYFQAHLIITTGGIGMAERDVTPEATLKVVDRLVPGMAEAMRFASMQKQRRAMLNRGVCGVRGRTLIINLPGDPKGVHENLLPIMDQIPHALAVLNGDHKGAE; encoded by the coding sequence ATGCGCTGGAAAGTAGCAATATTGACGGCGAGCGACAAAGGATCCCGGGGAGAGCGCGAGGATACGAGCGCCCAGGTCATTCGGGAACTCGTCGAAGAAGAACTTCATGGTGAGATTGTGGAATACCGGATTGTCCCGGATGAGATGAATGAGATCTCCGCATCGCTCATCGAGATGGCCGACTATTTTCAGGCCCATTTGATTATTACGACGGGCGGTATCGGCATGGCGGAGCGGGACGTGACGCCGGAGGCGACGCTCAAGGTCGTCGATCGGCTCGTGCCGGGCATGGCCGAAGCGATGCGCTTCGCCTCGATGCAGAAGCAGCGCAGGGCGATGCTGAACCGCGGCGTGTGCGGGGTAAGGGGGCGGACCCTTATCATTAATCTGCCCGGAGACCCGAAGGGCGTGCATGAGAATCTGCTGCCGATTATGGATCAGATTCCGCATGCGCTCGCCGTGCTGAACGGGGATCATAAGGGCGCGGAATAG
- a CDS encoding 5-formyltetrahydrofolate cyclo-ligase, translated as MTAAEEKRMLRLQYKARRQAVGRQEREAGSEAVCRRAYPFLKALRERHGRPLHLCAYFPFGNELDITAVLLDSRKRGDVVYLPRTDAASRTMSLHPWTEHTVLTTGAFGLQEPGPEAERLDPEHWDKLDAIFVPGIAYDRQGGRLGLGAGYYDRFWHAYLEALDRAPLERRRADRAVRLACIYSWQLAERVPMEAHDIAVEWLITEDEIIACAAAGELPLTGKNGGRE; from the coding sequence TTGACGGCAGCGGAGGAGAAGCGAATGCTTCGTCTGCAATATAAGGCGCGCAGGCAGGCGGTCGGCCGGCAGGAGAGGGAGGCCGGCAGCGAAGCCGTGTGCCGGCGGGCTTACCCATTCTTGAAAGCGCTGCGAGAGCGGCATGGCCGTCCCTTGCATTTATGCGCCTATTTTCCGTTCGGCAATGAGCTGGATATTACCGCTGTGCTGCTTGACTCCCGGAAGCGGGGCGATGTCGTCTATCTTCCGCGCACGGACGCGGCTTCGCGGACGATGTCGCTGCACCCGTGGACAGAGCATACGGTCTTGACGACGGGAGCCTTCGGCCTGCAGGAGCCGGGCCCCGAAGCGGAACGGCTCGATCCGGAGCATTGGGACAAGCTGGACGCGATTTTCGTTCCCGGCATCGCCTACGACCGGCAGGGCGGACGGCTCGGGCTGGGCGCAGGTTATTATGACCGGTTCTGGCACGCCTATCTGGAGGCGCTGGACCGCGCCCCGTTGGAACGCAGACGCGCCGATCGCGCTGTAAGGCTGGCTTGCATCTATTCGTGGCAGCTGGCGGAGCGCGTCCCGATGGAAGCGCATGATATCGCTGTCGAGTGGCTGATAACCGAGGATGAGATCATCGCTTGCGCAGCCGCTGGAGAGCTGCCGCTAACCGGGAAGAACGGCGGCCGCGAGTAG
- a CDS encoding kelch repeat-containing protein: MLAPRTGAAIATWNRQINVFGGSSDGRTAYEGIKRNHTYVYDPASGAWSEKKPMPTARAGAATAVVNNFPKNSSRVSGYR; this comes from the coding sequence ATGCTTGCCCCCCGAACAGGGGCGGCAATTGCTACATGGAATAGGCAGATTAATGTTTTTGGTGGATCTTCCGATGGAAGAACTGCGTATGAAGGGATCAAGCGAAATCATACCTATGTATACGATCCGGCATCTGGTGCTTGGTCTGAAAAGAAACCTATGCCAACTGCTCGTGCGGGAGCTGCAACAGCAGTTGTGAATAACTTTCCCAAGAACTCAAGCCGTGTCAGCGGTTATCGATAA